A window of the Alnus glutinosa chromosome 4, dhAlnGlut1.1, whole genome shotgun sequence genome harbors these coding sequences:
- the LOC133867314 gene encoding uncharacterized protein LOC133867314 isoform X2, translating to MSDQENALPEDPTWPELKLPDLLFTNAVREVHATIENEWDPLQRSACQTAAGRALWKHLIHDPLADLLAGETYLTSLYEKIKKDRINNAREVSGVILAVRTLWFDSKIEALLDSFTMKEAQVVFLGAGMDARAYRLNCLKDSDVFEVDFPKVLQVKTSLLQAAMASKDEHQHPKETAKSLTRVAADIRDNDWLEKLQTSGFVPEKNTIWVLEGILYYLSHSQATQVLKIIAEKCALTHTVLLADFMNKASITLSNSIFHFYSDWPDHLLPCLGFSHVKLSQIGDPDAHFGLMHDPLNLFNKLRSLPRSLQQHPDDGTPCCRLYLVQASGSPNQTIP from the exons ATGTCAGATCAAGAAAATGCCTTACCTGAAGATCCGACGTGGCCCGAGCTGAAGCTTCCAGACTTGCTGTTTACTAACGCCGTTAGGGAAGTCCATGCGACGATTGAGAATGAATGGGATCCCCTGCAACGGTCAGCATGTCAAACGGCGGCAGGAAGAGCCCTGTGGAAGCATTTGATCCATGACCCACTTGCAGATTTACTTGCAGGCGAGACGTACCTTACAAGCCTGTATGAGAAGATAAAGAAAGACCGCATCAACAATGCACGAGAAGTTTCTGGGGTGATTCTCGCTGTTCGAACCCTTTGGTTTGATTCCAAAATTGAAGCCCTGCTTGATTCCTTCACTATGAAAGAGGCCCAGGTTGTTTTCCTCGGTGCAG GGATGGATGCAAGGGCATACCGTTTAAACTGCTTGAAGGATAGCGATGTTTTTGAAGTCGATTTTCCCAAAGTCTTGCAAGTGAAAACATCTCTTCTACAGGCAGCAATGGCATCCAAAGATGAACACCAGCATCCAAAGGAGACAGCAAAATCCCTGACCAGAGTGGCAGCTGACATTAGAGATAATGACTGGCTTGAAAAGCTTCAAACATCAGGGTTTGTGCCAGAGAAGAACACAATATGGGTTCTTGAAGGTATACTTTATTACCTGTCCCACTCCCAGGCCACGCAGGTACTGAAGATCATAGCTGAGAAGTGCGCCCTTACCCACACAGTCCTATTAGCAGATTTCATGAACAAAGCATCAATCACGCTGTCAAATTCCATCTTTCACTTCTACAGTGATTGGCCTGATCATCTCCTGCCTTGTCTGGGGTTTTCTCATGTTAAGCTTTCTCAAATCGGTGATCCAGATGCTCATTTTGGGCTAATGCACGATCCACTAAATCTGTTTAACAAGCTTCGCAGCTTGCCTAGATCCCTACAACAGCACCCAGATGACGGAACACCATGCTGTCGCTTATATTTGGTGCAGGCTTCTGGTTCACCCAACCAAACCATTCCATAG
- the LOC133867314 gene encoding uncharacterized protein LOC133867314 isoform X1, whose product MHALSPSAPCINFQVVVQFAGMSDQENALPEDPTWPELKLPDLLFTNAVREVHATIENEWDPLQRSACQTAAGRALWKHLIHDPLADLLAGETYLTSLYEKIKKDRINNAREVSGVILAVRTLWFDSKIEALLDSFTMKEAQVVFLGAGMDARAYRLNCLKDSDVFEVDFPKVLQVKTSLLQAAMASKDEHQHPKETAKSLTRVAADIRDNDWLEKLQTSGFVPEKNTIWVLEGILYYLSHSQATQVLKIIAEKCALTHTVLLADFMNKASITLSNSIFHFYSDWPDHLLPCLGFSHVKLSQIGDPDAHFGLMHDPLNLFNKLRSLPRSLQQHPDDGTPCCRLYLVQASGSPNQTIP is encoded by the exons atgcatgcattatCTCCTTCAGCCCCTTGTATTAATTTCCAAGTTGTGGTTCAATTTGCAGGCATGTCAGATCAAGAAAATGCCTTACCTGAAGATCCGACGTGGCCCGAGCTGAAGCTTCCAGACTTGCTGTTTACTAACGCCGTTAGGGAAGTCCATGCGACGATTGAGAATGAATGGGATCCCCTGCAACGGTCAGCATGTCAAACGGCGGCAGGAAGAGCCCTGTGGAAGCATTTGATCCATGACCCACTTGCAGATTTACTTGCAGGCGAGACGTACCTTACAAGCCTGTATGAGAAGATAAAGAAAGACCGCATCAACAATGCACGAGAAGTTTCTGGGGTGATTCTCGCTGTTCGAACCCTTTGGTTTGATTCCAAAATTGAAGCCCTGCTTGATTCCTTCACTATGAAAGAGGCCCAGGTTGTTTTCCTCGGTGCAG GGATGGATGCAAGGGCATACCGTTTAAACTGCTTGAAGGATAGCGATGTTTTTGAAGTCGATTTTCCCAAAGTCTTGCAAGTGAAAACATCTCTTCTACAGGCAGCAATGGCATCCAAAGATGAACACCAGCATCCAAAGGAGACAGCAAAATCCCTGACCAGAGTGGCAGCTGACATTAGAGATAATGACTGGCTTGAAAAGCTTCAAACATCAGGGTTTGTGCCAGAGAAGAACACAATATGGGTTCTTGAAGGTATACTTTATTACCTGTCCCACTCCCAGGCCACGCAGGTACTGAAGATCATAGCTGAGAAGTGCGCCCTTACCCACACAGTCCTATTAGCAGATTTCATGAACAAAGCATCAATCACGCTGTCAAATTCCATCTTTCACTTCTACAGTGATTGGCCTGATCATCTCCTGCCTTGTCTGGGGTTTTCTCATGTTAAGCTTTCTCAAATCGGTGATCCAGATGCTCATTTTGGGCTAATGCACGATCCACTAAATCTGTTTAACAAGCTTCGCAGCTTGCCTAGATCCCTACAACAGCACCCAGATGACGGAACACCATGCTGTCGCTTATATTTGGTGCAGGCTTCTGGTTCACCCAACCAAACCATTCCATAG
- the LOC133867313 gene encoding DUF21 domain-containing protein At1g47330 — translation MAADLGCCATQFWLYVLVIIGLVCFAGLMAGLTLGLMSLGLVDLEVLIKSGRPKDRLYAAKIFPVVKNQHLLLCTLLIGNALAMETLPIFLDKLVPPWAAILISVTLILMFGEILPQAVCTRYGLKVGSTMAPLVRVLLWLFFPISYPISKVLDWMLGKGHAVLLRRAELQTFVTFHGNEAGKGGDLTHDETTIITGALELTAKTAKDAMTPISNAFSLDLDSNLDLETLNDIMTKGHSRVPVYAGNSKNVIGLILVKNLVTVDPDDAVPVRKMIIRKIPRVSEGMPLYDILNEFQKGHSHIAVVYKDLNEKKEISNKVKGAEQLEFKDSCKKHRGKSEASPNKENLDVGPTSASKNVGTESKSDDGLTAMAKIDGGQQMKKNPQATAYKKRHRGCSFCVLDIESAAIPEFPSNEEVVGVITMEDVIEELLQEEILDETDEYVNIHNRIKINMNASQEMPPESNSQQPSTNGASITSASPVPKPSPSKQVL, via the exons atggcAGCGGACTTGGGGTGCTGTGCGACGCAGTTCTGGTTGTACGTGCTGGTGATCATAGGGCTGGTGTGCTTTGCCGGGCTAATGGCTGGGCTCACCCTGGGGCTCATGTCTCTGGGACTCGTCGACCTCGAGGTCCTCATCAAGTCCGGCCGTCCTAAGGATCGCTTGTACGCCG ctaaAATATTTCCAGTGGTAAAGAATCAGCATCTTCTACTTTGTACACTATTGATTGGCAACGCTTTAGCGATGGAG aCTCTTCCCATATTCTTGGACAAGCTTGTGCCTCCATGGGCTGCGATTCTGATATCAGTGACTCTCATCCTCATGTTTGGTGAG ATATTGCCACAAGCAGTTTGTACTCGCTATGGCTTGAAAGTTGGATCAACAATGGCCCCTCTAGTTCGTGTTCTTCTTTGGCTGTTCTTCCCTATTTCTTATCCAATTAGTAAG GTGTTGGATTGGATGTTGGGTAAGGGACATGCTGTCCTTTTACGGAGAGCGGAGCTCCAAACTTTTGTGACTTTTCATGGAAATGAG gcCGGGAAAGGCGGGGATTTAACACATGATGAGACTACTATCATCACTGGGGCACTTGAATTGACAGCAAAGACTGCAAAAGATGCCATGACTCCCATATCAAATGCATTTTCCCTAGATCTGGATTCAAATCTTGATTT GGAGACATTGAATGATATAATGACGAAAGGTCATAGTAGAGTTCCAGTTTATGCTGGAAACTCAAAGAACGTAATTGGACTTATTCTG GTTAAAAATCTCGTGACAGTTGATCCAGATGATGCAGTTCCTGTGAGAAAAATGATCATAAGGAAAATTCCTCG GGTTTCAGAAGGCATGCCTCTGTATGATATTCTAAATGAATTCCAGAAGGGTCACAGCCACATTGCTGTTGTCTATAAGGAtttaaatgagaaaaaagaGATCTCAAATAAAGTTAAAGGGGCTGAACAGCTCGAGTTTAAGGACAGCTGTAAGAAGCACAGAGGCAAATCTGAGGCATCACCAAATAAAG AAAATCTTGATGTTGGCCCCACTTCTGCTTCCAAAAATGTGGGGACTGAATCAAAATCAGATGATGGTCTGACAGCTATGGCTAAGATCGATGGGGGTCAACAAATGAAGAAGAATCCACAAGCTACTGCCTATAAAAAACgacatagaggttgttcatttTGTGTTCTGGACATTGAAAGTGCAGCAATTCCAGAGTTCCCATCCAATGAAGAGGTTGTTGGTGTAATTACCATGGAGGATGTCATTGAAGAACTTCTTCAG GAGGAAATATTGGATGAAACCGATGAGTATGTCAACATCCATAACAG GATAAAGATCAATATGAATGCATCTCAGGAAATGCCCCCGGAGTCAAATTCACAACAGCCCTCCACCAATGGCGCATCTATCACTAGTGCATCTCCGGTTCCCAAGCCATCACCATCTAAACAGGTCTTGTAA
- the LOC133865923 gene encoding probable methyltransferase PMT28 isoform X2, with translation MAIARLGRQAKRPYGLGIKMAAVIILGLCFIFVWSMFSSSSSSVVTQRESFDDIAEPVSSNARTSSSGTQSNKKGVQNHGLSKEDKKEKVEPDLGRKDEKKVNGSVALVVKEHKPAKKDGKDVATEKKGKHIKEVDEENDVSKDSEGENSSKEKEDQEEEEVVDGKEEGLDIEGEENGDREGDSDLVEPVDQEFEKLEDESDESRKRGMERKIKGPLFDPKLHYTWRLCSTRSKHNYIPCIDIESGTGKLQSYRHTERSCPRTPLMCLVPLIRGGYGSPVRWPESKLKILYKNVAHPKLAAFVKKHSWMVESGEYLTFPEDQSDFKGGVVHYLESIEEMVPDIEWGKNIRVVLDIGCKDSSFSASLLDKEVLTLSLGLKDDLVDLAQVALERGFPAIVSPLGTRRLPFPSGVFDAIHCGGCGLAWHSNGGKLLLEMNRILRSGGYFILSTKHESIEEEEAMSRLTASICWNILAHKTDEVSEVGVKIYQKPDSNDIYELRRKKNPPLCKENENPDAAWYIHIRTCLHRIPSAIEQHGTEWPEEWPKRLETYPDWMNDKEKLTADTNHWKAIVEKSYLTGIGIDWSNIRNVMDMKAIYGGFAAALSRQKVWVMNVVPVHAPDTLAFIYERGLVGVYHDWCESFGTYPRSYDLLHADHLFSRLKNRCKQPVSIVAEMDRILRPGGWAIVRDKVEILDPLEGILRSLHWEIRMTYAQDKEGILCAKKTIWRP, from the exons ATGGCAATAGCTAGGTTGGGTCGCCAAGCAAAACGCCCATATGGGTTAGGCATAAAGATGGCTGCAGTGATCATCTTGGGTCTCTGTTTCATCTTTGTGTGGTctatgttttcttcttcctcctcttctgtGGTTACTCAAAGGGAAAGTTTCGATGACATTGCCGAACCCGTGTCATCAAATGCAAGGACAAGCAGTTCTGGTACTCAGTCCAACAAGAAGGGAGTGCAAAATCATGGATTGAGCAAGGAAGATAAGAAGGAGAAAGTTGAGCCTGATTTGGGTAGGAAGGATGAGAAAAAGGTTAACGGGTCTGTGGCTTTAGTTGTTAAGGAGCATAAGCCTGCAAAAAAGGATGGCAAAGACGTAGCTACGGAGAAAAAAGGGAAACATATAAAGGAAGTTGATGAAGAGAATGATGTGTCAAAGGATTCTGAGGGTGAAAATTCAAGTAAAGAAAAGGAGGaccaagaagaagaggaagtaGTAGATGGTAAGGAAGAAGGGTTGGATATTGAAGGTGAAGAAAATGGGGACAGAGAAGGAGACAGTGACTTAGTTGAACCAGTGGATCAGGAATTTGAGAAGTTGGAAGATGAAAGTGATGAGTCAAGGAAGAGGGGAATGGAGAGAAAGATAAAAGGTCCTTTGTTTGATCCTAAATTGCATTATACTTGGAGATTGTGTAGCACAAGGAGCAAGCACAATTACATTCCTTGCATTGATATTGAAAGTGGCACGGGAAAGCTGCAGAGCTATCGGCATACGGAGAGGAGTTGCCCAAGAACACCTCTGATGTGTCTTGTTCCTCTAATCCGTGGTGGTTATGGGTCGCCAGTGCGCTGGCCTGAGAGCAAATTGAAG ATACTGTATAAGAATGTCGCACATCCAAAACTTGCTGCATTTGTTAAGAAACATAGTTGGATGGTTGAGTCTGGAGAATATCTTACTTTTCCTGAAGACCAGTCTGATTTCAAGGGTGGAGTTGTTCATTACCTCGAGTCTATTGAAGAG ATGGTGCCAGACATTGAATGGGGAAAGAACATCCGGGTGGTGCTGGACATTGGATGTAAAGATTCAAGCTTTTCAGCTTCTCTTCTTGATAAGGAGGTACTGACATTGTCACTAGGCTTGAAGGATGACCTGGTGGACCTAGCCCAGGTTGCCCTTGAGCGTGGTTTTCCTGCAATAGTTAGCCCTTTAGGAACTAGACGGCTTCCTTTTCCTAGTGGTGTATTCGATGCTATTCACTGTGGTGGGTGTGGCTTGGCTTGGCATTCCAATG GGGGTAAGCTTCTTCTAGAGATGAATCGGATTTTAAGGTCTGGTGGATACTTTATTTTGTCAACTAAACATGAGagcattgaagaagaagaag CTATGTCCAGATTAACAGCATCTATTTGTTGGAATATTCTGGCTCATAAAACTGATGAAGTCAGTGAAGTTGGTGTTAAAATATATCAGAAGCCTGACTCAAATGACATATATGAattgagaaggaagaaaaatccACCTTTAtgcaaggaaaatgaaaatccaGATGCAGCCTG GTATATTCATATAAGGACATGCCTGCACAGAATTCCATCTGCAATTGAACAACATGGGACAGAGTGGCCTGAGGAATGGCCCAAGAGGCTTGAAACTTATCCAGACTGGATGaatgataaagaaaaattgACTGCAGACACCAACCACTGGAAAGCTATAGTTGAAAAGTCCTATCTTACTGGAATTGGTATTGACTGGTCAAATATACGGAATGTGATGGACATGAAAGCCATCTATGGAGG ATTTGCTGCAGCTCTCTCTCGACAGAAGGTTTGGGTGATGAATGTAGTCCCTGTCCATGCACCAGACACTCTTGCTTTCATTTATGAACGTGGGCTTGTGGGCGTCTACCATGATTGGTGTGAGTCTTTTGGTACTTACCCAAGATCGTATGATCTTTTGCATGCTGATCATCTCTTCTCACGGCTCAAGAACAG GTGTAAGCAGCCAGTATCCATCGTGGCCGAGATGGATCGTATTCTGCGGCCAGGAGGTTGGGCTATTGTACGTGATAAGGTTGAGATATTGGATCCATTGGAAGGCATATTGAGAAGTTTACACTGGGAAATCCGAATGACTTATGCTCAGGATAAGGAGGGTATCCTCTGCGCAAAAAAGACCATTTGGAGGCCTTAA
- the LOC133865923 gene encoding probable methyltransferase PMT28 isoform X1, translating into MAIARLGRQAKRPYGLGIKMAAVIILGLCFIFVWSMFSSSSSSVVTQRESFDDIAEPVSSNARTSSSGTQSNKKGVQNHGLSKEDKKEKVEPDLGRKDEKKVNGSVALVVKEHKPAKKDGKDVATEKKGKHIKEVDEENDVSKDSEGENSSKEKEDQEEEEVVDGKEEGLDIEGEENGDREGDSDLVEPVDQEFEKLEDESDESRKRGMERKIKGPLFDPKLHYTWRLCSTRSKHNYIPCIDIESGTGKLQSYRHTERSCPRTPLMCLVPLIRGGYGSPVRWPESKLKVYHILQILYKNVAHPKLAAFVKKHSWMVESGEYLTFPEDQSDFKGGVVHYLESIEEMVPDIEWGKNIRVVLDIGCKDSSFSASLLDKEVLTLSLGLKDDLVDLAQVALERGFPAIVSPLGTRRLPFPSGVFDAIHCGGCGLAWHSNGGKLLLEMNRILRSGGYFILSTKHESIEEEEAMSRLTASICWNILAHKTDEVSEVGVKIYQKPDSNDIYELRRKKNPPLCKENENPDAAWYIHIRTCLHRIPSAIEQHGTEWPEEWPKRLETYPDWMNDKEKLTADTNHWKAIVEKSYLTGIGIDWSNIRNVMDMKAIYGGFAAALSRQKVWVMNVVPVHAPDTLAFIYERGLVGVYHDWCESFGTYPRSYDLLHADHLFSRLKNRCKQPVSIVAEMDRILRPGGWAIVRDKVEILDPLEGILRSLHWEIRMTYAQDKEGILCAKKTIWRP; encoded by the exons ATGGCAATAGCTAGGTTGGGTCGCCAAGCAAAACGCCCATATGGGTTAGGCATAAAGATGGCTGCAGTGATCATCTTGGGTCTCTGTTTCATCTTTGTGTGGTctatgttttcttcttcctcctcttctgtGGTTACTCAAAGGGAAAGTTTCGATGACATTGCCGAACCCGTGTCATCAAATGCAAGGACAAGCAGTTCTGGTACTCAGTCCAACAAGAAGGGAGTGCAAAATCATGGATTGAGCAAGGAAGATAAGAAGGAGAAAGTTGAGCCTGATTTGGGTAGGAAGGATGAGAAAAAGGTTAACGGGTCTGTGGCTTTAGTTGTTAAGGAGCATAAGCCTGCAAAAAAGGATGGCAAAGACGTAGCTACGGAGAAAAAAGGGAAACATATAAAGGAAGTTGATGAAGAGAATGATGTGTCAAAGGATTCTGAGGGTGAAAATTCAAGTAAAGAAAAGGAGGaccaagaagaagaggaagtaGTAGATGGTAAGGAAGAAGGGTTGGATATTGAAGGTGAAGAAAATGGGGACAGAGAAGGAGACAGTGACTTAGTTGAACCAGTGGATCAGGAATTTGAGAAGTTGGAAGATGAAAGTGATGAGTCAAGGAAGAGGGGAATGGAGAGAAAGATAAAAGGTCCTTTGTTTGATCCTAAATTGCATTATACTTGGAGATTGTGTAGCACAAGGAGCAAGCACAATTACATTCCTTGCATTGATATTGAAAGTGGCACGGGAAAGCTGCAGAGCTATCGGCATACGGAGAGGAGTTGCCCAAGAACACCTCTGATGTGTCTTGTTCCTCTAATCCGTGGTGGTTATGGGTCGCCAGTGCGCTGGCCTGAGAGCAAATTGAAGGTGTATCATATAT TGCAGATACTGTATAAGAATGTCGCACATCCAAAACTTGCTGCATTTGTTAAGAAACATAGTTGGATGGTTGAGTCTGGAGAATATCTTACTTTTCCTGAAGACCAGTCTGATTTCAAGGGTGGAGTTGTTCATTACCTCGAGTCTATTGAAGAG ATGGTGCCAGACATTGAATGGGGAAAGAACATCCGGGTGGTGCTGGACATTGGATGTAAAGATTCAAGCTTTTCAGCTTCTCTTCTTGATAAGGAGGTACTGACATTGTCACTAGGCTTGAAGGATGACCTGGTGGACCTAGCCCAGGTTGCCCTTGAGCGTGGTTTTCCTGCAATAGTTAGCCCTTTAGGAACTAGACGGCTTCCTTTTCCTAGTGGTGTATTCGATGCTATTCACTGTGGTGGGTGTGGCTTGGCTTGGCATTCCAATG GGGGTAAGCTTCTTCTAGAGATGAATCGGATTTTAAGGTCTGGTGGATACTTTATTTTGTCAACTAAACATGAGagcattgaagaagaagaag CTATGTCCAGATTAACAGCATCTATTTGTTGGAATATTCTGGCTCATAAAACTGATGAAGTCAGTGAAGTTGGTGTTAAAATATATCAGAAGCCTGACTCAAATGACATATATGAattgagaaggaagaaaaatccACCTTTAtgcaaggaaaatgaaaatccaGATGCAGCCTG GTATATTCATATAAGGACATGCCTGCACAGAATTCCATCTGCAATTGAACAACATGGGACAGAGTGGCCTGAGGAATGGCCCAAGAGGCTTGAAACTTATCCAGACTGGATGaatgataaagaaaaattgACTGCAGACACCAACCACTGGAAAGCTATAGTTGAAAAGTCCTATCTTACTGGAATTGGTATTGACTGGTCAAATATACGGAATGTGATGGACATGAAAGCCATCTATGGAGG ATTTGCTGCAGCTCTCTCTCGACAGAAGGTTTGGGTGATGAATGTAGTCCCTGTCCATGCACCAGACACTCTTGCTTTCATTTATGAACGTGGGCTTGTGGGCGTCTACCATGATTGGTGTGAGTCTTTTGGTACTTACCCAAGATCGTATGATCTTTTGCATGCTGATCATCTCTTCTCACGGCTCAAGAACAG GTGTAAGCAGCCAGTATCCATCGTGGCCGAGATGGATCGTATTCTGCGGCCAGGAGGTTGGGCTATTGTACGTGATAAGGTTGAGATATTGGATCCATTGGAAGGCATATTGAGAAGTTTACACTGGGAAATCCGAATGACTTATGCTCAGGATAAGGAGGGTATCCTCTGCGCAAAAAAGACCATTTGGAGGCCTTAA
- the LOC133867009 gene encoding S-adenosyl-L-methionine-dependent tRNA 4-demethylwyosine synthase: MSLSSVPARLTLLALLSASTFYCLYKSRRLRHLKLSLNANPNPSLSKPKLFFVSQTGTSRALADRLFDLLASNDLPFDLVDLKDYEPEDLPKETLVLIVASTWEDGKPPQNAKFFSNWLSESAEDFRVGSLLLSRCKFSVFGVGSQAYGATFNAVARDFSRRMRALGAREILPVWEGDVDSGDIDEVFGAWSAKLVGVLKGDVVENGAVLRSEVGGESDAESVGSSDEDGGSEDGGTGSEIVDVEDIAGKVPSRKRVTVAETNGRLNGKKEMVTPVIRASLEKQGYKIIGSHSGVKICRWTKSQLRGRGGCYKHSFYGIESHRCMEATPSLACANKCVFCWRHHTNPVGKSWQWKMDDPLEIVNSAIDLHTNMIKQMKGVPGVSLERLMEGLSPKHCALSLVGEPIMYPEINTLVDELHRRRISTFLVTNAQFPEKIKMLKPVTQLYVSVDAATKESLKAIDRPLFGDFWERFIDSLKALREKQQRTVYRLTLVKGWNTEELDAYSNLFGIGKPDFVEIKGVTYCGSSATSKLTMENVPWHADVKAFSEALALRSQGEYEVACEHVHSCCVLLANTEKFKVNGKWFTWIDYEKFHDLVSSEKPFNSMDYMAASPSWAVYGAEEGGFDPGQSRYRKERHHKSSR; the protein is encoded by the exons ATGTCCCTTTCCTCTGTCCCCGCTCGACTCACCCTTCTCGCCCTCCTCTCAGCCTCTACATTTTATTGCCTCTACAAGTCTCGCCGCCTCAGACACCTCAAGCTCTCCCTAAACGCTAACCCTAATCCCTCTCTTTCCAAACCCAAGCTCTTCTTCGTTTCCCAAACAGGTACCTCCAGAGCCCTAGCTGACCGTCTCTTCGATCTTTTAGCGTCGAACGATCTCCCATTCGACCTGGTCGATCTCAAAGACTACGAGCCCGAGGACCTACCGAAAGAAACCCTAGTTTTGATTGTCGCTTCGACCTGGGAAGATGGCAAGCCCCCGCAGAACGCGAAGTTCTTTTCTAATTGGCTTTCCGAGAGCGCCGAGGACTTTCGGGTCGGGTCTCTCTTGCTTTCGCGGTGTAAATTCTCGGTTTTCGGCGTCGGAAGCCAAGCTTACGGCGCGACATTCAATGCGGTCGCGAGGGATTTCTCGAGGCGGATGAGAGCGTTGGGTGCCAGGGAGATTTTGCCTGTTTGGGAAGGGGATGTAGATAGTGGTGATATTGATGAGGTCTTTGGTGCTTGGAGTGCTAAGTTGGTTGGGGTTTTGAAGGGTGACGTGGTAGAAAATGGTGCAGTTTTGCGTTCTGAGGTTGGTGGTGAGAGTGATGCTGAGAGTGTTGGTAGCTCGGATGAGGATGGGGGTAGCGAAGACGGAGGCACGGGATCAGAGATTGTTGATGTTGAGGATATTGCAGGGAAAGTGCCGTCAAGGAAGAGGGTCACAGTGGCTGAAACTAATGGGAGACTGAATGGGAAAAAAGAGATGGTGACTCCGGTGATTAGAGCAAGCTTAGAGAAGCAG GGATATAAAATTATTGGTTCACATAGTGGTGTGAAAATTTGTAGATGGACCAAGTCACAGCTTAGAGGCCGTGGAGGTTGCTACAAGCACTCATTTTATGGGATTGAGAGTCATAG GTGTATGGAGGCAACCCCTAGTTTGGCATGTGCCAATAAATGTGTTTTCTGTTGGAGACATCACACAAATCCTGTTGGAAAGAGTTGGCAGTGGAAGATGGATGATCCGTTAGAGATTGTAAATTCTGCCATAGATCTGCATACAAATATGATTAAGCAAATGAAAGGAGTTCCTG GCGTTTCACTGGAGCGATTAATGGAAGGTCTCTCACCCAAGCATTGTGCCTTATCCCTTGTTGGTGAACCCATTATGTACCCAGAGATCAATACACTTGTGGATGAGTTGCACCGCCGGCGGATTTCTACTTTTCTAGTAACAAATGCACAGTTTCCTGAAAAGATTAAAATGCTGAAGCCTGTCACCCAG TTATATGTGAGTGTGGATGCTGCAACAAAGGAGAGCTTGAAGGCAATTGACAGGCCACTCTTTGGAGATTTTTGGGAGCGATTCATT GATTCTTTAAAAGCTCTCAGGGAGAAACAGCAGCGAACTGTCTACCGCTTGACTCTGGTGAAAGGCTGGAATACAGAGGAATTAGATGCTTATTCTAATCTCTTTGGTATTGGAAAACCTGATTTTGTTGAAATCAAAGGCGTTACATATTGTGGATC GTCTGCTACATCAAAATTGACAATGGAAAATGTGCCCTGGCATGCAGATGTGAAAGCTTTTTCTGAGGCCTTAGCTCTAAGAAGCCAAGGGGAGTATGAGGTTGCATGTGAACACGTCCACTCCTGTTGTGTCCTCCTGGCAAACACTGAGAAGTTTAAGGTCAATGGCAAGTGGTTCACATGGATAGACTATGAAAAGTTCCATGACTTG GTGTCTTCCGAAAAACCTTTTAACAGCATGGATTACATGGCTGCCTCACCATCCTGGGCTGTCTATGGAGCAGAGGAAGGTGGATTTGACCCGGGTCAATCTCGGTATAGGAAGGAGCGACATCACAAATCAAGCCGCTGA